A window of the Plasmodium vivax chromosome 12, whole genome shotgun sequence genome harbors these coding sequences:
- a CDS encoding hypothetical protein, conserved (encoded by transcript PVX_082480A), which yields MALGLFKKNKGNDAVAENKDVVEEDTKVDNKLTESTAAESEAKSAVAAKKKKKKNAKKGKASKKDASSESSSSSDSSDESDGEAANGDAHVEANVEKDSANVAKPSSDSSDSSDSSDSSEEEEAKVEKAEKPAKGKAEKAEKAAKAAKEAKAKAAKEAKSKAKVKAAEAKAAEAKAAEAKAAEAKAAEAKAAEAKAAAKKAKEADSDSDSDSDTDFDSDSDSDSDSDDDEAEQQKLQQQMEEQKLQKQQKQQKKLNNGKAANPGGELADGQTGGKNKRKNEVAVADNNKGKNKKQKFNKNGKDNVANGEDDADEDDEEEEEDQDDVNFPSEFIVTILNISRDTEEADFRVYLKELLGEEYEEEKLTIYMNRPYNSAYIHGSDKRVMDIFASKYNEKFNGVPIKIHLNPNAICSVTLSHLGKSITEEQLRGAFETYGNITKMHFFAGRTKAQITYDSLESCVKSLEHDGLLVGESYVHVALMLNGNNYNGNYSENAYGNRGNRNNYHGSSSNNHNNGGDNDGANGGGRGGNFFGKKFAHVNKFSRNGSSNFNRGNDDTNGGGFNKGGGNFNRGGNFNRGGNFNKGNFNKGNFNRGGNFNRGGNFNRGGNFNRGGNFNRGGFNNGGNNGGNNGGSNDDGNGKKFNKKPFNNFKNRKTQELGAADN from the exons ATGGCTCTGGGATTGTTCAAAAAGAACAAAGGGAACGACGCCGTCGCGGAGAACAAGGACGTCGTAG aagAGGACACCAAAGTGGACAACAAGCTGACGGAGTCCACCGCAGCCGAGTCGGAAGCCAAGTCCGCGGTTGCAgccaagaagaagaagaagaagaacgcCAAGAAAGGTAAGGCCTCGAAGAAGGACGCCTCGTCCGAGTCTTCCAGCTCGTCGGACTCCTCCGACGAGAGCGACGGGGAGGCGGCCAATGGAGATGCGCACGTAGAGGCGAACGTGGAGAAGGACTCCGCGAACGTGGCCAAGCCCAGCTCCGACTCGTCAGACTCATCGGACTCCTCCGATTCCtcagaggaggaagaggccaAGGTGGAGAAGGCGGAGAAGCCAGCCAAGGGCAAGGCGGAGAAGGCGGAGAAAGCGGCCAAAGCGGCGAAGGAGGCCAAGGCGAAAGCGGCCAAAGAGGCCAAGTCCAAGGCGAAGGTGAAAGCTGCAGAAGCCAAAGCTGCGGAAGCCAAAGCTGCGGAAGCCAAAGCTGCGGAAGCCAAAGCTGCAGAAGCCAAAGCTGCAGAGGCCAAAGCGGCTGCGAAGAAGGCGAAGGAGGCGGACTCCGATTCCGACTCAGACTCAGACACGGACTTCGACTCGGACTCTGACTCCGACTCCGACTCGGATGACGACGAAGCGGAGCAGCAGAAGCTGCAGCAGCAGATGGAAGAGCAGAAACtgcagaagcagcagaagcagcagaaaAAGCTGAACAACGGAAAGGCGGCGAACCCTGGTGGAGAGCTAGCCGATGGGCAGACGGGAGGAaagaacaaaaggaaaaacgaagTGGCCGTTGCGGACAACaacaagggaaaaaacaaaaagcagaaatttaacaaaaatggaaaggacAACGTAGCCAATGGGGAGGACGATGCGGATGAggatgacgaggaggaagaggaagatcaAGACGATGTGAATTTCCCCTCCGAGTTTATAGTAACCATACTAAACATAAGCAGAGACACAGAGGAGGCAGACTTCAGGGTCTACCTAAAGGAGTTGCTAGGCGAAGAAtatgaagaggagaagctCACCATCTACATGAATCGACCCTACAACAGTGCCTATATACATGGCTCAGACAAAAGGGTAATGGACATCTTCGCGTCTAAGTACAATGAGAAGTTTAATGGCGTCCCCATAAAAATTCATCTGAACCCTAATGCCATATGCTCAGTTACGCTTTCGCACCTCGGGAAGAGCATTACAGAGGAGCAGCTGAGAGGCGCTTTCGAGACGTATGGGAATATCACCAAGATGCATTTTTTCGCTGGCAGAACCAAAGCGCAGATTACCTATGACAGCTTGGAGAGTTGCGTGAAATCCTTGGAGCATGACGGGCTGCTCGTAGGGGAGAGCTACGTGCACGTGGCGTTGATGCTGAATGGGAATAACTATAACGGGAATTACTCCGAAAACGCCTACGGGAACAGGGGCAACAGGAACAACTACCACGGTAGTAGTAGCAATAATCATAACAATGGGGGGGATAACGACGGCGCGAATGGAGGAGGCAGGGGCGGCAACTTCTTTGGAAAGAAGTTCGCCCACGTCAACAAGTTCAGCAGGAACGGCAGCAGCAACTTCAACCGAGGCAACGACGACACCAACGGCGGGGGCTTCaacaagggggggggcaacTTCAACAGGGGCGGCAACTTCAACAGGGGCGGCAACTTCAACAAGGGCAACTTCAACAAGGGCAACTTCAACAGGGGCGGCAACTTCAACAGGGGGGGCAACTTCAACAGGGGGGGCAACTTCAACAGGGGGGGCAACTTCAACAGGGGCGGCTTCAACAACGGAGGCAACAACGGAGGCAACAACGGAGGCAGCAACGACGACGGGAACGGGAAGAAGTTCAACAAGAAGCCCTTCAACAACTTCAAGAACAGGAAGACCCAGGAGTTGGGCGCGGCGGACAACTGA
- a CDS encoding hypothetical protein, conserved (encoded by transcript PVX_082475A) produces the protein MHYAFNSDVYNLKYLYESDVLGRLSADVYSSLTVRVNPLLLKALQFALLRGGGGSGSGSGERVDLLVGVLLFLIAQRLAEWGAYFRYVNQDRSGARQLQDERSLQNMSDERNLPYALPLQWKLIDPILLTNLYLNNPLTVLANSFLSLDNLKLLLITASFYLALRRIRSEASPPHKSTPNLIAILLVNAMLLYATSFHFILILIGVNNFVVYSHQGILFKHKLKVPLGSLHMLLIILQNLALLIATLAVYALLLLASAYVNSGSWSFLNNTLINEYKVLFLLPNLGNYWYLFSTMFRDYYHSFLFLFHFHVFLYPLPLLFRLVKTPLIYLKIMISIALVFHPNITVNDIVFSLIIILLGNLGLFFVTTNLWLRKNTGNANYAFFNQLIVFNITTFIITSSIKFYIRVQTPERQLQEGKCIVVSTEKAKFNLFQTLKETFM, from the exons ATGCATTACGCGTTCAACTCAGATGTTTACAACTTAAAGTACCTCTACGAAAGCGACGTGTTGGGACGTCTCTCCGCAGACGTGTACTCCTCCCTGACTGTGCGCGTCAACCCCCTGCTGCTCAAGGCGCTGCAGTTCGCgctcctgcggggggggggtggcagcggcagcggcagTGGTGAACGTG TCGACCTGCTCGTGGGCGTCCTCCTATTCCTAATAGCGCAGCGCCTGGCGGAGTGGGGAGCCTACTTCCGCTATGTCAACCAGGATAGGAGTGGCGCGCGGCAGTTGCAAGACGAGCGCAGTTTGCAAAACATGAGTGACGAGCGCAATTTGCCGTATGCGCTTCCCCTGCAGTGGAAGCTGATCGACCCCATTCTGCTGACCAACCTCTACCTGAACAACCCCCTCACCGTCCTGGCCAACAGCTTCCTCTCCTTAGACAACCTTAAGCTCCTCCTAATAACCGCGTCTTTTTATTTGGCCCTTAGAAGGATCAGAAGCGAagcctctcccccccataAGTCAACACCCAACCTGATAGCAATCCTCCTTGTAAACGCCATGCTGCTCTACGCCACATCATTTCACTTCATCCTCATCCTCATCGGCGTTAATAACTTCGTGGTGTATTCCCACCAGGGGATACTGTTCAAGCACAAGCTTAAGGTGCCTCTTGGCTCCCTGCACATGCTTTTGAttattcttcaaaatttggCTCTGCTCATCGCGACGCTGGCTGTGTATGCCCTCCTCCTGCTGGCCTCTGCCTACGTCAACTCGGGGTCTTGG TCCTTCCTAAACAACACCCTAATTAACGAGTACAAGGTCCTCTTCCTGCTGCCCAACTTGGGGAATTACTGGTACCTCTTCTCCACG ATGTTCCGGGACTACTACcactcctttttgttcctcttccac TTCCACGTGTTCCTGTACCCCCTCCCTCTGCTCTTCCGCCTGGTGAAGACGCCGctgatttatttaaaaattatgatttcG ATTGCTTTGGTTTTTCACCCCAACATAACGGTGAACGACATTGTGTTTTCTTTG ATAATCATCCTGCTGGGGAACTTGGGGCTTTTCTTTGTCACAACAAACTTGTGGTTGCGCAAAAACACGGGCAATGCCAACTACGCCTTTTTTAACCAGCTGATCGTTTTCAACATAACGA cTTTTATCATCACAAGCagcataaaattttacatccGCGTCCAAACGCCGGAGAGACAACTGCAGGAGGGGAAATGCATCGTCGTGTCGACGGAGAAAGCCAAGTTTAACCTTTTTCAAACTTTGAAGGAGACCTTCATGTAG
- a CDS encoding elongation factor Tu, mitochondrial precursor, putative (encoded by transcript PVX_082470A), which translates to MISGRRKLLGAAPGGGPPALARSASRLMDVLGSVPHSGRNRWKVGSPEKAGQAFPQTRRHFAIGVFERKKPHMNIGTIGHVDHGKTTLTAAITKVCANQNRGTFKSYEEIDKTPEEQKRGITINATHVEYETERRHYSHIDCPGHLDYVKNMITGTSQMDGSILVVSAYDGLMPQTKEHVLLSRQIGIEKMIVFLNKIDMCDDGELVDLVELEIRELLSFYKYDGENIPFVKGSALKALNDDQSEYGVPSILKLLDACDNYIDEPKRKIDLPFLMSIDDVLQISGKGTVATGRVEQGTLKLNDAVEIMGIREKPIKTVVTGIEMFRKTLDAAQAGDQIGVMLKNVKKNDLSRGMVVTKVPNLKTYRTFESDVYVLKNEEGGRKNPFSSYYRPQAYIRTADVNCAVILNEDTQVANPGDNIKCTIELMYPLALDSGLRFSLREGGRTVASGIITKVI; encoded by the coding sequence ATGATAAGCGGCAGGCGGAAGCTGCTGGGGGCGGCTCCCGGGGGGGGCCCCCCTGCGCTGGCCCGCTCGGCAAGTCGGCTGATGGACGTATTGGGAAGCGTCCCGCACAGTGGAAGGAATCGCTGGAAGGTTGGCAGTCCAGAGAAAGCGGGGCAGGCGTTCCCCCAAACGCGCAGACACTTCGCCATTGGAGTGttcgaaaggaagaagccgCACATGAACATAGGAACCATCGGACACGTAGACCACGGGAAAACAACTCTAACGGCAGCGATCACGAAAGTGTGTGCAAATCAAAACAGAGGGACCTTCAAGTCGTATGAAGAAATAGATAAAACACCGGAGGAGCAAAAGAGAGGAATCACCATCAACGCAACTCATGTAGAGTACGAAACGGAGAGGAGACACTACAGTCATATTGATTGTCCTGGTCATTTGGattatgtgaaaaatatgattacAGGAACGTCCCAGATGGATGGATCTATCCTAGTGGTCTCTGCCTACGATGGGTTGATGCCCCAGACAAAGGAGCACGTCTTGCTGTCGAGGCAAATAGgcatagaaaaaatgattgtatttttgaacaaaattgacatGTGCGATGATGGAGAGTTGGTAGATTTGGTCGAGTTAGAAATTCGGGAgcttttatctttttacaAATACGATGGGGAGAACATCCCCTTTGTGAAGGGGTCGGCTCTAAAGGCACTCAACGATGACCAGTCTGAGTATGGCGtgccctccattttgaagcTGCTAGATGCCTGCGATAACTATATTGATGAGccgaagagaaaaattgaCCTTCCATTTCTTATGAGCATTGATGACGTTCTGCAGATTTCGGGGAAGGGGACTGTCGCCACGGGGAGAGTCGAACAGGGAACCTTGAAGCTTAATGATGCTGTGGAAATCATGGGCATTCGGGAGAAGCCCATCAAAACGGTCGTCACCGGAATTGAAATGTTTAGGAAAACGTTAGATGCAGCACAAGCCGGGGATCAAATAGGAGTCATGctcaaaaatgtaaagaaaaatgactTATCCAGAGGGATGGTGGTCACCAAGGTGCCCAATCTGAAGACTTACAGAACGTTCGAGAGTGATGTGTACGTTTTGAAGAATGAGGAGGGGGGCAGGAAGAACCCGTTTTCTTCCTACTACAGACCCCAGGCCTACATCCGAACGGCAGATGTGAACTGCGCGGTCATTTTGAACGAAGACACGCAGGTTGCCAACCCGGGCGACAACATCAAGTGCACCATCGAGCTCATGTACCCCCTCGCGCTGGACAGCGGCCTGCGCTTCTCCCTGCGCGAGGGCGGCCGCACCGTCGCCTCGGGGATCATCACCAAGGTCATCTAG